One part of the Stigmatopora argus isolate UIUO_Sarg chromosome 8, RoL_Sarg_1.0, whole genome shotgun sequence genome encodes these proteins:
- the LOC144079156 gene encoding 3',5'-cyclic-AMP phosphodiesterase 4D-like isoform X4 — protein MPVLVLGGCVCHKLRQFKRMLNRELTQLSETSRSGNQVSEFIANTFLEKQHDVEILSPPPKEKEKKKRPMSQISGVKKVTQSPSLVSTCIPRFGVTTPQENLLASEIEDLNRWGLDVFKIAEHSGNRPLTVIMFSIFQERDLLKTFRIPINTFITFMMTLEDHYRADVAYHNNIHAADVVQSTHVLLSTPALEAVFTDLEIMAVLFASAIHDVDHPGVTNQFLINTSSELALMYNDASVLENHHLAVGFKLLQGDNCDIFQNLSKKQRDSLRKMVIDMVLATDMSKHMNFLADMKTMVETKKVTSLGVLLLDNYSDRIQVLQNMVHCADLSNPTKPLELYRQWTDRIMVEFFTQGDRERDKGMEISPMCDKHNASIEKSQVGFIDYIVHPLWETWADLVHPDAQDILDILEDNREWYQSMIPRSPSPSSPDESHAEFRQGGSLGGANPSTGVSGDKFQFELTLEEEEEDEEEELESDLESPLEDDPQLGTERHQDSSSPSMSPDARGRYRPPSHNLTLQCPHPHRTTSSPSRKGPDEEQGESAPCLHEGS, from the exons AAAAACAACATGATGTGGAGATCTTGTCTCCACCGCctaaggagaaggagaagaagaagagaccTATGTCACAGATCAGTGGCGTGAAAAAAGTCACACAGAGCCCCAGCCTTGTATCTACCTGCATCCCTCGTTTTGGAGTCACCACTCCACAGGAAAACCTGCTAGCCAGC GAGATAGAGGACCTTAATCGTTGGGGTTTGGATGTATTCAAGATAGCAGAGCACTCTGGAAACCGCCCTCTGACGGTCatcatgttttccatttttcag GAACGAGATCTACTCAAGACATTTAGAATTCCCATCAACACCTTCATCACCTTCATGATGACTTTAGAGGACCATTACCGTGCTGATGTAGCTTATCACAACAACATCCATGCAGCAGATGTTGTGCAGTCCACCCATGTCCTCCTgtctacccctgctctagag GCTGTATTCACAGATCTAGAAATCATGGCTGTTTTGTTTGCCAGTGCCATTCATGATGTGGACCACCCTGGTGTTACAAACCAGTTCCTTATCAACACAA GTTCCGAGTTGGCATTAATGTATAATGATGCCTCAGTGCTAGAGAACCATCACCTTGCTGTGGGCTTCAAACTCCTTCAAGGTGACAACTGTGACATTTTTCAGAACCTCAGCAAGAAACAGCGAGATTCCCTCCGCAAGATGGTGATAGACATG GTGCTGGCCACAGATATGTCCAAACATATGAACTTTTTGGCAGACATGAAGACGATGGTGGAGACCAAGAAAGTCACCAGTTTAGGAGTTTTGCTGCTAGACAACTATTCAGACAGAATCCAG GTTCTTCAGAACATGGTTCACTGTGCCGATCTGAGTAACCCAACCAAGCCTTTGGAACTTTACCGCCAGTGGACCGACCGCATCATGGTGGAATTCTTCACACAGGGGGACAGGGAACGTGATAAAGGCATGGAGATCAGTCCCATGTGTGACAAACACAACGCCTCAATTGAAAAGAGCCAG GTGGGCTTCATTGACTACATTGTTCACCCTCTATGGGAGACGTGGGCAGATTTGGTTCACCCCGATGCTCAGGACATCCTCGACATACTGGAAGACAACAGAGAGTGGTACCAGAGCATGATCCCACGTAGCCCCTCGCCTTCCAGTCCTGACGAGTCCCACGCCGAGTTCAGACAAGGAGGTAGTTTGGGCGGAGCTAATCCGTCAACGGGGGTAAGTGGGGACAAGTTCCAGTTTGAACTGACactggaagaagaagaggaggacgaggaggaggaattAGAGTCGGACCTGGAGAGTCCGCTGGAGGACGACCCCCAGTTGGGGACGGAGCGACACCAGGACTCGTCCTCACCCTCGATGTCTCCGGACGCCCGCGGCAGGTACCGCCCTCCCTCGCACAATCTGACGTTGCAGTGCCCCCATCCCCACAGGACGACAAGTTCACCAAGTCGCAAAGGACCCGATGAGGAGCAGGGCGAGAGCGCCCCCTGCCTGCACGAAGGCTCATAA